The nucleotide window ACACGACGGGCTTGTCGCGGCCGAGGATCCACACCTGGTAGCGCAGCGTCTCGAATTTGCGGCCTGCCACGCTCGCCTGCGTCGGCAGCCGCAGACGCGGGCCATCACCCAGGGCGGTGAGGTTGGCCGGCATCGACAGCAGGATCTGCTCGCTGACCTCCTGCAGGAACAGGTCGTCGTGGCCCTTCTGCTGGCGCGTCATCTGGAAATGCTGGCTGCCCAGCCAGCAGCCCCATCCCACCGCGAGCGGGGTCATCACCGCGAGCAACAGCTTGGACTTGAGCGAATGGCTCATTCGCCATCTCCCAGGCGGTAGCCGAAGCCGTGCACGGTGACGATGACGCCCTCGCCCAACTTCTTGCGCAACTGGTGGATGTATACCGCGATGGTGTTGCTCTCGATCGCGCCGTCGCCGCCGTAGACCAGCGATTCCAGCATGTCGCGCGCGATCACCCGGCCGGGACGTTCCATCAGCGCCAGCAGGGTGCGGTACTCGTGCACGCCCAGCCGCACCGGCCGATCGCCCAGGCGCACCGAGCGGTCCGCCGGGTCCAGCACGATCTCGCCATGGCGCAGCACGGGCGCCACGCGGCCCTGGGTGCGGCGGACCACGGCGCGCAGGCGCGCGCCGAGTTCGCCGGCTTCGAAGGGCTTGACGATGTAGTCGTCCGCGCCGGCGTCCAGGCCGCGCACGCGGTCGCTGAGCTGGTCGCGGGCGGTGATGATCAGCACCGGCGTGGTGTCGTAGCGCTGCCGCAGCGAGGCCAGCACGTCCAGGCCGGAGCCGCGGGGCAGCCCCAGGTCCAGCAGGACCGCGGTGTAGCCGTGGTCGATCAGCGCCAGGCGTGCGGACGCGGCATCCCCGGCGCGGTCGATCGACCAGCCGTCCTGCGCCAGTGCGGCGGCCAGCGCGTCGCCGAGCATACGATCGTCTTCAACCAGGAGCAGGCGCGACACGAGCGTGCCTCGGGGTGGCGGGACCCCCATGCTAGGGAGTAGCGATTAAACCGGTTTTAATGCGGCGCCGGCCAGCGCTGGAAACGCAAAACCCCGCCGGAGCGGGGTTCTGGTCGTTCCACCTGCCGCGGATCTCAACCCGCGGCCTTGGCCGGATGGCGCTCCCTAGGGGACTCGAACCCCTGTTTTAGCCTTGAGAGGGCCACGTCCTAACCACTAGACGAAGGGAGCGTTTTTGGTGAAACCGGCCTAGCGGATTAGTATATGCAACGGGCTCGCCCAGGGCAATCAGTCCGGGCCGCCGTGTGACCCCTCCTGCATGGAACCGCCGCTATTACGCCGTCCACCGCTCTGCGAACCATCCCGCGCGACCAGCACCCCATCTCGCGCAAGGACATCAGCCCCAACGCGCTGCGCGTGCTCTACCGCCTGCGGGACGCAGGGTTCCAGGCGTACCTGGTGGGGGGCGCGGTCCGCGATCTGCTGGTGGGCGGGCACCCCAAGGATTTCGACGTCGCCACCGACGCCACGCCCGAACAGGTGCGCCAGCAGTTCCGCAACTGCCGCCTGATCGGGCGCCGCTTCCGCCTGGCCCACGTGGTGTTCGGGCGCGAGATCATCGAGGTCGCCACCTTCCGCGCCAATGTCGACGACGGCAGCGGCGACCGCGAGATGGACAACGGCCGGCTGGTCCGCGACAACGTGTACGGCACGGTGGAGGACGACGCGGTGCGTCGCGACTTCACCGCCAACGCGCTGTACTACGCCATCGACGACTTCTCGGTGCGCGACTACGTCGGCGGCTTCGAGGACACGATGGCGCGGCGGCTGAAGCTGATCGGCGACCCCGAGCAGCGCTACCGCGAGGATCCCGTGCGCATGCTGCGCGCGGTGCGGCTGGCCGCGAAGCTGGATTTCGAGATCGATGCCGATACCGCGGCGCCGATCGCGCCGCTGGCGCCCCTGCTGGCCGAGGCCGCGCCCGCCCGGCTGTTCGAGGAGATCCTGAAGCTGTTCCTGTCCGGGCATGGCGTCGCCAGCTTCGAAGGGCTGGAGCGCTTCGGCCTGCTGAAGGTGCTGTTCCCGGAGACGGCGGCCGCGCTGGCCTCCAACCGCAGCGGCGCATTGCGCCGGATGGTGCTGGCGGGCCTGGCCGGAACCGACCAGCGCGTCGCCAACGACGAACCGGTGTCGCCCGCATTCCTGTTCGCCCTGCTGCTGTGGCCCGCCTACTGCCGCGCGCTGATGGGCCTGCAGGCGCAGGGCGTGCATGCCGAGGAGGCGCAGCGCCGCGCGGCCGACCGCGTCACCCTGCACCAGTTGAATACCGTGGCGCTGCCGCGCCGCTTCTCGTTGCCGATGCAGGAGATCTGGTTGCTGCAGACCCGCTTCGGCAACCGCCAGCGCAAGCGGGTGATGCGCCTGCTGTCGCATCCGCGGTTCCGGGCGGCCTTCGATTTCCTGGTGCTGCGGCTGGCGGCCTCGCCCGAGCATGCCGAGGACGTGGCGTTCTGGCGCGAGGCGCAGACCCAGTCGGGCGAGGAACTGGCGGCCGCGCTCGGCGTCGCTCCGGCGGTGGACGCGCTGGCCGACGAGGGCGCGCCGCCCGTCAAGCGCCGCCGCCGCCGGCGCCGCAGCACGGCCGCGTCGCCGGAATGACGCCGGACATCCGGGCCGCCGTCGGCCTGGGCGCCAATCTGGGCGATGCCGTCGGCACGTTGCGGCAGGCGGTCGAGGTGTTGGCCGCGCGCGATGGCGTGGCGCTGCGTGCGGTGTCGCGCTTCTACCGCACGCCGGCGTGGGGCCGGCAGGACCAGCCCGACTTCGTCAACGCCGTGGCGCTGGTGGACACCTCGCTCGCGCCGCGCGCGCTGCTGGACCTGCTGCTGGCGGTGGAAGCCGAGTTCGGGCGCCATCGCGTCGCCGGCGAGCGCTGGGGTCCGCGCTCGTTGGACCTGGACCTGCTGCTGTACGGCGATGCGGTGATCGACTTGCCGGGCCTGCGCGTGCCGCATCCGCACCTGCACGAACGCGCTTTCGCGCTGGTGCCGCTGCTGGACGTGTGGCCGGACGCCCGTATCCCGGGTTACGGCGATGCGCGGGATGCTGTGTCCGTGCTGGAAATGTCCAACATCCATCCGCTATGAGTGGATAATAAGGCGCTATGAGCACGCACGCCGACAGCAAGCCCTGGACCGTTCCCGCACTCGCCGACGCCAAGCGCGAGGGCCGCAAGCTGGTGATGCTGACAGCATACGACAACAGCTTCGCGCGCGTGCTGGATGCCAACGGCGTGGACCTGGTGCTGATCGGCGACTCGTTGGGCATGGTGGTGCAGGGGCACGACTCCACGCTGCCGGTGACCGTGGACGACATCGTCTACCACACCCGCGCCGTCGCCCGCGGCCTCAGCCGGGCGCTGCTGGTGTCCGATCTGCCGTTCCAGTCCGATGCCACGCCCGAGCGGGCGCTGGACGCCGCCATCGCGTTGCTGCAGGCCGGGGCGGAGATGGTCAAGCTGGAAGGTGCGGGCCACAAGCTGGAGGTCATCCGTTTCCTGGCCGAACGCGACATCCCGGTGTGCGCGCACCTGGGCCTGACCCCGCAGTCGGTGCTGAAGTTCGGCGGTTACCGCGTACAGGGGCGCGACGAGGCCGCCGCGGCGCGCCTGCGCGAAGAGGCCCGCGCTGTCGCGCAGGCCGGCGCGCAGCTGCTGGTGCTGGAATGCGTGCCGTCCTCGCTGGCGGCCGCCATCACCGCCGACCTCGCCATTCCCACCATCGGCATCGGCGCCGGCCCCGGCTGCGACGGGCAGGTGCTGGTGCTGCACGATTTCCTCGGCCTGGATACGGGCCACCGGCGCCCGAAGTTCGTGAAGGATTTCCTTGCCGAGGGCGGTTCGGTGGCGGGCGCGGTCCGCGCCTATGCCGACGCGGTGCGCAGCGGGGCGTTCCCCGACCACGCCCATTCCTACTGACCGCGCCGCGCGCAAACCACACGCCACAGGGGCCACGATGATCGAGACCATCACCGAACTGGAGGCGCTGCGGGCCCGCGTCAGGGAATGGAAGCAGCAGGGCCTGCGGGTCGGCTTCGTGCCGACGATGGGCAACCTGCATGCCGGCCACTATTCGCTGGTGATGCTGGCGCGCCAGTACGCCGACCGGGTGGTGTCCAGCGTGTTCGTCAACCCCACCCAGTTCGGTCCCAACGAGGACTTCACCCGTTACCCGCGCACGCCGGAAGCGGACATGAGCGGGCTCGAAGGCGCCGGCTGCGACGTCCTCTGGCTGCCGACGGTGGAATCGATGTATCCGTTCGGGGTCGAACTGGCGGCCAACGTGCACGTGCCGGGCGTGAGCGGCGTGCTGGAAGGCGCGCACCGCCCCGGTCACTTCGACGGCGTGTGCACGGTGGTCAGCCGGCTGTTCAACCAGGTGCAGCCCGACGTGGCGGCCTTCGGCAAGAAGGACTACCAGCAACTCGCGGTGATCCGGCAACTGGTCACCGACCTGGCGTTCCCGGTGCAGATCCTGGCCGGCAGCATCGTGCGCGAGGCCGACGGCCTGGCGATGAGTTCGCGCAACCAGTACCTGTCCGCCGACGAGCGCCCGCGCGCCGGGGAGATCCGCAAGGCGCTGCTCGCCATGCGCGACGGCCTGCTCGCCGGCCTGCCGCGTGCGCAGGTGGAAGCCGGCGCGGCGCGGCGGCTCACCGAGGTCGGGTTCGCCGTGGACTACACGGTGGTCCGTCGTCCCGACCTGAGCGAGCCGGCCGACGGCGAAGCCGGTGCGCGCGTCGCCCTGATCGCGGCCAGGCTGGGACGCACGCGGCTGATCGACAACCTGGAGTTCTGAACGCGCCAGCGGCGGACGCGGTGTTGCACGGCCATGCATGCCGCCCCAGGCGCAAGGGGCTAAACTTCGCGTTCCCGATCCAGATTCCGCCCGCCATGCACCTCAGCCTGCTCAAGACCAAGATCCACCGCGCGACCGTCACCCATTCGGAGCTGAACTACGAAGGCTCCATCGCCATCGACGGCCTGCTGCTGGACGCCACCGGCATCCGCGAGTTCGAACAGGTGCACATCTGGGACGTCACCAACGGCGCGCGCTTCTCCACCTATGCGATCCGCGCGGACGAAGGCAGTGGCATCATTTCGCTCAACGGCGGCGCCGCGCGCCACGTGCAGGTGGGGGATCTGATCATCATCGCGGCGTTCGCGTCGATGAGCGAGCAGGAAGCCGACCAGTTCCAGCCCACGCTGGTGTACGTGGACGGCCAGAACCGCATCACCCACACCAACCGCAGCATTCCCAAGCAGGCCGCCTGACATGAGCCAGGGTTTCGACGCGCTGCAGCCCCACGCCACGCGCCTGCGTGGCGCCCCCCTGAGCGGTCTGCTGGCGCGCGAGCCCGGCCGGGTGGCCGCGCACGCCCTGCGCAGCGGGCCGCTCTACTTCAACTTCGCGCGGCAGTCCTACGACGCGGCCGCGTGGCAGGCCCTGGTGGAGCATGCGCGACAGGCGGACCTGGCCGTCGCTTTCCGCCGCCTGTTCGACGGCGAGAAGGTCAACGTCACCGAAGAGCGCGCAGCCCTGCATACCGCGCTGCGCGGACGCCATTCCGACACCCCCGTGGCGCGCGAGGCGCACGAAAGCGCGTTGCAGGTGCGCGCGCGGATGGCGGACCTGATCGCGCAGCTCGAGGCCAGCGACATCACCGACATCGTGAGCGTGGGCATCGGCGGTTCCGACCTGGGGCCGCGGTTGGTGGCCGACGCGCTGCGCGACCCGCTGCCGGGGCGCTTCCGGGTCCACTTCCTGTCCAACGTCGACGGTGCGGCCGCCCAGCGCACGCTCGCTCCGCTCGACCCCGCGCGCACCGCGGCGATCCTCATCTCCAAGACGTTCGGCACCCAGGAGACCCTGCTCAATGGCGGCATCCTGCGGGACTGGCTGGGTGGCAGCGAGCGGCTTTATGCCGTCAGCGCGAATCCCCAGCGCGCCGCCGCGGCCTTCGACATCGCGCCCGCGCGCGTGCTGCCGATGTGGGACTGGGTGGGCGGCCGCTATTCGCTGTGGTCCGCGGTCGGCCTGCCGATCGCGCTGGCGATCGGCTTCGACCGTTTCGAGCGTCTGCTGGCCGGTGCGTCGGACTTCGACGCGCACGCCGTCCACACGCCGCTGGCCGACAACATCGCCGTGCGCCATGCGCTTACCGCGGTGTGGAACCGCAATGTGCTGGGCCATGCGGCGCAGGGCGTGATGACCTACGACCAGCGCCTTGCGCTGCTGCCGGCCTATCTGCAGCAGCTGGTCATGGAAAGCCTGGGCAAGTCGGTGAAGCTGGACGGCACGCCGGTCGACGCCGACACGGTGCCGGTGTGGTGGGGCGGCGCAGGCACGGATGTGCAGCACAGCTTTTTCCAGGCGCTGCACCAGGGCACCGGCATCGTGCCGCTGGATTTCGTGGGCACGGTCAACAGCGACGCGCCGTATGCCGAGAACCACCAGGCGCTGCTGTCCAACCTGCTGGCCCAGAGCGAGGCGCTCGCGAACGGGCAGCGCAGCGACGATCCGCACCGCAGTTACGCCGGCGGTCGCCCCAGCACGCTGATCCTGCTGGACGCGTTGACCCCCGAGGCGCTTGGCGGCCTGATCGCGATGTACGAGCACAGCGTCTACGCGCAGTCCGTGCTGTGGGGCATCAACGCGTTCGACCAGTTCGGCGTGGAGCTCGGCAAGCAGCTGGCCAATGGCCTGCTGCCGGCGCTCAAGGGCGAAACCGAGGCGCAGGATCCGGTGACCCGGGCGCTGCTGGCCGAGATCGCGGCGCGCGGGTGAGGGGTCCGCAGCACTGCTTTCTTCCGGAACGCGTGGGAGCGAGGTAAGTCGCGCGCGTTCTGGCCTGGTGCCGTTGGCGACTTACCCCGCTTCCACGGGAAGGCGGTGACGCGCCAGCGCCCAGGCCACGTGCTCGCGCACGACGGCTGAGGGATCATCCCGGCGGCTTTCCAGCGCGACCAGCACCTCGGGCGTGGTGGGCGCGTTGCCAAGCGCGACGGCGATGTTGCGCAACCATCGTTCATGCCCGCTGCGGCGGATCGCCGAGCCCTCCGTGCGGCGCAGGAATTCGTCTTCGCTCCACGCGAACAACTGCGGCAGCGTCGCCACGTCCAGCCCGTTGCGCGCGCGGAAGTCGGGTTCGTCGGTGCGCCTGGCGAACTTGTTCCAGGGGCAGACCAGCTGACAGTCGTCGCAGCCGAAGATGCGGTTGCCGATGGCCGGCCGCAGGTCTTCGGGGATGGCGCCCTCGTGCTCGATGGTCAGGTAGGAAATGCAGCGGCGCGCGTCCAGCCGGTAAGGCGCGGTGATCGCCTGCGTGGGGCAGACCTCGATGCAGCGCGTGCAGGTGCCGCAATGCGCGCTGGCCGGTGCATCGATCGGGAGCGGCAGGTCGACGTAGATTTCGCCCAGGAAGAACCACGAGCCGCCATCCTTGTCGATCAGGCAGGTGTGCTTGCCTATCCAGCCCAGTCCCGCATTGCGCGCCAGCGCGCGCTCCAGCACCGGCGCCGAATCCACGAACACGCGGTGTCCGAACGCGCCCACCTCCTGCTGCAGCCGCTCGGCCAGCTTCTGCAGGCGGTGGCGCATCAGCTTGTGATAGTCGCGGCCCAGGGCATAGCGCGCGACATAGGCGCGCGTGCCGTCCTGCAGCGTGTCCCAGGCATCGTCGCTGTCGTTGCGGCCGTAGTCCAGGCCCACCGAGATCACCCGCAGCGTGCCGGGAATCAGTTCCTGCGGGCGCGACCGCTTGTCGCCATGCTGGGCCATCCAGTCCATCGAGCCGTACAACCCCTGCGACAGCCAGTCGCGCAGGTGCTGTTCGTCCTCGCCCAGTTCGATGCCGGCGATGCCGCACCGCTGGAAGCCGAACTCCTGCGCAAGCGCGCGCACGCGTTGCGCGAGCTGCGACGGATCGGGCAGGGCGGCAGGGGGGCCGGGAGCGGGCATGCGCGGATTATAGGAGGCCGGCCGGCTTCACTTCCCCGCAACCTTGCGCGGACCTAGAATCCGGCCATGTCCGGCACCTGGCCCCTGTACTCCACGCAAGCCGCGCGGGCGCTGGACCAGCGCGCCACGCGCGCGCTCGGCGGCGACGCCTACGTGCTGATGCAGCGCGCGGGCCAGGTGGCGTGGCAGCACGTGCTGCAGCACTGGCCCGAAGCGCAGCATATCGTCGTGGTGTGCGGGCCGGGCAGCAATGGCGGCGACGGCTACGTGCTTGCCCGGCATGCGCACCGCGCCGGACGCAGCGTGGAGGTGGTGCACGTGCGTTCGCACGTGCCGGGAAACCCCATCGCGCAGCGCGCATGCACCGAATACGTGGCCGCCGGCGGACGGGTCGCGCTGTTCGACGCCGTGCTGCCGCATGCCGACCTGGTGGTGGATGCGCTGTTCGGCATCGGCCTGTCGCGTGCGCCGGAAAGCGAGGCTCGCGCCCTGATCGATGCGATCAACACGCAGGCCGCGCCGGTGTTCGCGCTGGATGTTCCCAGCGGCGTGGATGCCGATCGCGGCAGCGCGCCCGGCGCTGCCGTGCTGGCCACGCGCACGCTGCAGTTCATCGTGCGGCACGTCGGACTGCACACCGGCGATGCGCTGGAATACACCGGCCAGCTCGCGCTGGAGGAACTGGATATTCCGGGGGAGAGCTTCGAAGGCGTGCCCGCCGATGCCGCACTGCTCGACCGCGATGCGCTGGTGCAGTGGTTGTTGCCGCGGCGACGCAATACGCACAAGGGCGAGTCCGGCCACGTGCTGTGCATCGGCGGCGATGAGGGCAGTGGTGGCGCCATCGCGCTGTGCGCCGAAGCCGCCCTGCGTGCGGGGGCCGGCCTGGTGAGCGTGGCCACGCGGCCGGCGCACGTGCCCTCGCTGCTCGCGCGCCGGCCCGAGGCGATGGTGCGGGCGGTGGAATCCAGCGATGACCTTGCTCCCCTGGTCGCGCGTGCCCGCGTGGTGGCCGTCGGCCCGGGCCTGGGCCAGGGCGAATGGGGGCAGGCGCTGTTCCACCATGCGCTGCGCAGCGGCCTGCCGCTGGTGGTGGACGCGGATGCGCTGAACCTGCTGCCCGCGGCAGCGCATCCGTTGCAGGATGCGGTGCTCACGCCGCACCCGGGCGAGGCCGCGCGCCTGCTCGCCTGCAACGCGGCGGACATCCAGCGCGACCGCGTCGGCGCCGCGCGGGCCATCGCACAGCGATACGCGGCCGTCGTGGTGCTGAAGGGCGCGGGTACTGTCGTCGCCAGCGGACAGGCGACGCGCATCGTGGCGGCGGGCAACCCCGGCATGGCGGTGGGGGGCATGGGTGACCTGCTGACCGGCATCATCGCCTCGTTGCGCGCGCAGGGGCTGTCGGCCTTCGATGCGGCGAGCGCGGGCGCGCTGCTGCATGGGCTGGCGGGCGATGCCGCCGCCTGGGACGGCGAGCGTGGGCTGCTGCCGTCGGACCTGCTCCCGCACGTGCGCCGCCTGGCCAACCCCTGAGTCGTGCATTCACTGATCGTGCGTGCCCTGAGCGCATAGAATCGCCCCATGCATCTGTTCCTTCCCGACACCGACGCCACCGAGGCGCTGGGCCAGGCACTGGCACGCACGCGTCCTGCGGTCGCCGTCGTGCACCTGCGCGGCGACCTGGGCGCCGGCAAGTCCACCCTTGCCCGTGCCCTGCTGCGCGCACTGGGCGTGGCGGGCGCCATCCGCAGCCCCACCTACACGCTGGTGGAACGCTATCCGGTGGAAGGCGGTGAAGCCTGGCACCTGGACCTGTACCGCATCGGCGACGCGGGCGAGCTGGAATTCCTGGGGTTGGACGAAGGAGCGGCCGTGCTCTGGCTGGTGGAATGGCCGGAACGGGGCGGCGCGGCACTGCCGCGGGCCGATCTGCAGGTGGACCTGGCGGTGGAGGGCAACGGCCGGATGGCACGGCTTGCGGCGGCCTCGCCTGATGGGGAGCGGTGGCTGGCGCGCATGGCGACGGAAGGCGAGTTAACGGCGTCATCTCTCCAGTCCGATTAGGAACATCCGGCAGGTCACGGATTATTAAGGGAAAACGCCTTGCATTTGTGAGGCGATGGTGCTTGAATCCGCGGCATGAGCCCGGGGACCCCCACCACCATGCTGCGCCTGGCCTTCGCGGGCCTGCTCGCCTCAGCGCCGTGCGCCCTGTGGGCGGGTGAGGTCACTGGCATTTCGGTGGACCAGGGCAGTACCGGGACGCGCGCGGAGATCCAGCTGGCAGGCGCCGGGCAATACAGGACGCTGAGCCTGAAAGGCCCCGACCGGCTGGTCGTCGACCTGCCGGCCTCGAAGGCGAAGGCCGGGCTGCGGCTGCCGTCGCCCACGGGTATCGTGCGCGCCGTGCGCACCGGGCAGCCGGACGCCGACACCTTGCGCATCGTCTTCGACCTGGCATCCCCGGTCGCCGCGCTGAAGCCCCGCATGGAACAGGTGGCGGGCGTATCGCGCCTGGTGATCGAGTGGCCGGGCGACGGCCCGGCTGCGCCGGCATCGACCGCCGCCACGCCTCCGCAGGCCGCACCCGCCCAAGCGGTGGCGGCGACCGCCGCACCCGCCGCACCCGCCGCATCGCCGACTGTGGCCCCAGGCTCGACCCAGACGGAGGCGGCCCGCGCCACGGCGCTGCTGACCGCGCAGGTGGTGCAGGCGGGCACGGTGCCTGCCCCATCGGCGGCCGCGCCGGTGCAGAGGGCCACGTCGCCCTCGCCGCAGGCCATCCTCAATGGCCAGAGCACGCCCATCCCGGCACCGGCCACCTCCAGCGAGCGCCCCGCCTACACCATCGCCACCGGCCAGCCCGCCCCTGTTGCGGCGGCGACGTCCGCCCAGGGACCCGCTGGCGCCGTCGCCGAGCCGCCGAAACCGTCCGTGGCCACCGCCGGCACGCGCCCGCTGGTCATCGCGATCGATCCCGGCCACGGCGGCCAGGATCCCGGCGCCATCGGCCCCAGTGGCCGTTACGAAAAGCATGCGGTGCTGGCCATTTCCAAGGAACTGGCGCGCCAGATCAACGCCATCCCCGGCATGAAGGCCTACCTGGTCCGCGACAACGACGTGTATGTCGAGCGCCCCCAGCGCGCCCGCAAGGCGCGCGCGGCGAAGGCGGACATGTTCGTCTCCATCCACGCCGACGCGGCCGAGAACCGCAGCGCCTGGGGCTCGTCGGTCTACGTGCTGTCGTTGCGCGGGGCGTCCTCGCAGCATGCGCGCTGGCTGGCCGACAAGGAAAACGCCTCCGACCTGGTCGGCGGCGTGCGCCTGACCCGGGACACGCTGTCCAACGTGCTGCTGGACCTGGCCCAGAGCGGCCACATGAAGGCGTCGCAGGATGCGGCCGGCCATGTGCTGACCTCGCTGAAGGGGCTGGGCAAGACCCACAAGCCGCAGATCGAGTTCGCCAACTTCGAAGTGCTGCGCAATTCCGACATGCCGGCGATGTTGGTGGAGACGGGGTTCATCTCCAATCCCGACGAGGAGAAGCGCCTGTTCGACCCCGCGCACCAGCGCAAGGTCGCCAGCGCGGTGCTGGACGGCATCCAGTCGTACTTCACCCGCCAGCCGCCCCCCGGAACGCTGTTC belongs to Pseudoxanthomonas sp. F37 and includes:
- the panC gene encoding pantoate--beta-alanine ligase, translated to MIETITELEALRARVREWKQQGLRVGFVPTMGNLHAGHYSLVMLARQYADRVVSSVFVNPTQFGPNEDFTRYPRTPEADMSGLEGAGCDVLWLPTVESMYPFGVELAANVHVPGVSGVLEGAHRPGHFDGVCTVVSRLFNQVQPDVAAFGKKDYQQLAVIRQLVTDLAFPVQILAGSIVREADGLAMSSRNQYLSADERPRAGEIRKALLAMRDGLLAGLPRAQVEAGAARRLTEVGFAVDYTVVRRPDLSEPADGEAGARVALIAARLGRTRLIDNLEF
- a CDS encoding response regulator transcription factor, which encodes MLGDALAAALAQDGWSIDRAGDAASARLALIDHGYTAVLLDLGLPRGSGLDVLASLRQRYDTTPVLIITARDQLSDRVRGLDAGADDYIVKPFEAGELGARLRAVVRRTQGRVAPVLRHGEIVLDPADRSVRLGDRPVRLGVHEYRTLLALMERPGRVIARDMLESLVYGGDGAIESNTIAVYIHQLRKKLGEGVIVTVHGFGYRLGDGE
- a CDS encoding N-acetylmuramoyl-L-alanine amidase, yielding MLRLAFAGLLASAPCALWAGEVTGISVDQGSTGTRAEIQLAGAGQYRTLSLKGPDRLVVDLPASKAKAGLRLPSPTGIVRAVRTGQPDADTLRIVFDLASPVAALKPRMEQVAGVSRLVIEWPGDGPAAPASTAATPPQAAPAQAVAATAAPAAPAASPTVAPGSTQTEAARATALLTAQVVQAGTVPAPSAAAPVQRATSPSPQAILNGQSTPIPAPATSSERPAYTIATGQPAPVAAATSAQGPAGAVAEPPKPSVATAGTRPLVIAIDPGHGGQDPGAIGPSGRYEKHAVLAISKELARQINAIPGMKAYLVRDNDVYVERPQRARKARAAKADMFVSIHADAAENRSAWGSSVYVLSLRGASSQHARWLADKENASDLVGGVRLTRDTLSNVLLDLAQSGHMKASQDAAGHVLTSLKGLGKTHKPQIEFANFEVLRNSDMPAMLVETGFISNPDEEKRLFDPAHQRKVASAVLDGIQSYFTRQPPPGTLFAARAQAEAEARTAAAGGAAGAP
- the panD gene encoding aspartate 1-decarboxylase; its protein translation is MHLSLLKTKIHRATVTHSELNYEGSIAIDGLLLDATGIREFEQVHIWDVTNGARFSTYAIRADEGSGIISLNGGAARHVQVGDLIIIAAFASMSEQEADQFQPTLVYVDGQNRITHTNRSIPKQAA
- the queG gene encoding tRNA epoxyqueuosine(34) reductase QueG codes for the protein MPAPGPPAALPDPSQLAQRVRALAQEFGFQRCGIAGIELGEDEQHLRDWLSQGLYGSMDWMAQHGDKRSRPQELIPGTLRVISVGLDYGRNDSDDAWDTLQDGTRAYVARYALGRDYHKLMRHRLQKLAERLQQEVGAFGHRVFVDSAPVLERALARNAGLGWIGKHTCLIDKDGGSWFFLGEIYVDLPLPIDAPASAHCGTCTRCIEVCPTQAITAPYRLDARRCISYLTIEHEGAIPEDLRPAIGNRIFGCDDCQLVCPWNKFARRTDEPDFRARNGLDVATLPQLFAWSEDEFLRRTEGSAIRRSGHERWLRNIAVALGNAPTTPEVLVALESRRDDPSAVVREHVAWALARHRLPVEAG
- a CDS encoding NAD(P)H-hydrate dehydratase; translation: MSGTWPLYSTQAARALDQRATRALGGDAYVLMQRAGQVAWQHVLQHWPEAQHIVVVCGPGSNGGDGYVLARHAHRAGRSVEVVHVRSHVPGNPIAQRACTEYVAAGGRVALFDAVLPHADLVVDALFGIGLSRAPESEARALIDAINTQAAPVFALDVPSGVDADRGSAPGAAVLATRTLQFIVRHVGLHTGDALEYTGQLALEELDIPGESFEGVPADAALLDRDALVQWLLPRRRNTHKGESGHVLCIGGDEGSGGAIALCAEAALRAGAGLVSVATRPAHVPSLLARRPEAMVRAVESSDDLAPLVARARVVAVGPGLGQGEWGQALFHHALRSGLPLVVDADALNLLPAAAHPLQDAVLTPHPGEAARLLACNAADIQRDRVGAARAIAQRYAAVVVLKGAGTVVASGQATRIVAAGNPGMAVGGMGDLLTGIIASLRAQGLSAFDAASAGALLHGLAGDAAAWDGERGLLPSDLLPHVRRLANP
- the panB gene encoding 3-methyl-2-oxobutanoate hydroxymethyltransferase; its protein translation is MSTHADSKPWTVPALADAKREGRKLVMLTAYDNSFARVLDANGVDLVLIGDSLGMVVQGHDSTLPVTVDDIVYHTRAVARGLSRALLVSDLPFQSDATPERALDAAIALLQAGAEMVKLEGAGHKLEVIRFLAERDIPVCAHLGLTPQSVLKFGGYRVQGRDEAAAARLREEARAVAQAGAQLLVLECVPSSLAAAITADLAIPTIGIGAGPGCDGQVLVLHDFLGLDTGHRRPKFVKDFLAEGGSVAGAVRAYADAVRSGAFPDHAHSY
- the folK gene encoding 2-amino-4-hydroxy-6-hydroxymethyldihydropteridine diphosphokinase yields the protein MTPDIRAAVGLGANLGDAVGTLRQAVEVLAARDGVALRAVSRFYRTPAWGRQDQPDFVNAVALVDTSLAPRALLDLLLAVEAEFGRHRVAGERWGPRSLDLDLLLYGDAVIDLPGLRVPHPHLHERAFALVPLLDVWPDARIPGYGDARDAVSVLEMSNIHPL
- the pgi gene encoding glucose-6-phosphate isomerase, whose amino-acid sequence is MSQGFDALQPHATRLRGAPLSGLLAREPGRVAAHALRSGPLYFNFARQSYDAAAWQALVEHARQADLAVAFRRLFDGEKVNVTEERAALHTALRGRHSDTPVAREAHESALQVRARMADLIAQLEASDITDIVSVGIGGSDLGPRLVADALRDPLPGRFRVHFLSNVDGAAAQRTLAPLDPARTAAILISKTFGTQETLLNGGILRDWLGGSERLYAVSANPQRAAAAFDIAPARVLPMWDWVGGRYSLWSAVGLPIALAIGFDRFERLLAGASDFDAHAVHTPLADNIAVRHALTAVWNRNVLGHAAQGVMTYDQRLALLPAYLQQLVMESLGKSVKLDGTPVDADTVPVWWGGAGTDVQHSFFQALHQGTGIVPLDFVGTVNSDAPYAENHQALLSNLLAQSEALANGQRSDDPHRSYAGGRPSTLILLDALTPEALGGLIAMYEHSVYAQSVLWGINAFDQFGVELGKQLANGLLPALKGETEAQDPVTRALLAEIAARG
- the pcnB gene encoding polynucleotide adenylyltransferase PcnB translates to MHGTAAITPSTALRTIPRDQHPISRKDISPNALRVLYRLRDAGFQAYLVGGAVRDLLVGGHPKDFDVATDATPEQVRQQFRNCRLIGRRFRLAHVVFGREIIEVATFRANVDDGSGDREMDNGRLVRDNVYGTVEDDAVRRDFTANALYYAIDDFSVRDYVGGFEDTMARRLKLIGDPEQRYREDPVRMLRAVRLAAKLDFEIDADTAAPIAPLAPLLAEAAPARLFEEILKLFLSGHGVASFEGLERFGLLKVLFPETAAALASNRSGALRRMVLAGLAGTDQRVANDEPVSPAFLFALLLWPAYCRALMGLQAQGVHAEEAQRRAADRVTLHQLNTVALPRRFSLPMQEIWLLQTRFGNRQRKRVMRLLSHPRFRAAFDFLVLRLAASPEHAEDVAFWREAQTQSGEELAAALGVAPAVDALADEGAPPVKRRRRRRRSTAASPE
- the tsaE gene encoding tRNA (adenosine(37)-N6)-threonylcarbamoyltransferase complex ATPase subunit type 1 TsaE — encoded protein: MHLFLPDTDATEALGQALARTRPAVAVVHLRGDLGAGKSTLARALLRALGVAGAIRSPTYTLVERYPVEGGEAWHLDLYRIGDAGELEFLGLDEGAAVLWLVEWPERGGAALPRADLQVDLAVEGNGRMARLAAASPDGERWLARMATEGELTASSLQSD